A window of Agrobacterium tumefaciens contains these coding sequences:
- a CDS encoding GNAT family N-acetyltransferase produces MDNLTTTGAGFAYSRYDPDIGKTISFRLLDKGRDLDLLWRWMNQGHVVPQWKMAKPKEHIAAYIDANLADPHQDPYIGFIDGTPMSYWEAYWAKDDILGRHYAAADKDRGWHMLVGEPSFFGRGIAPAVIRAFTRFLFLDDPATEKVVGEPSVEARRLLRYAPVCAFEEQGEIDLPDKRAKLMFCHRQRFIEQFGL; encoded by the coding sequence ATGGATAACCTGACCACGACTGGCGCCGGCTTTGCCTATTCCCGATACGATCCGGATATCGGCAAGACGATCAGCTTCAGGCTGCTGGACAAGGGGCGCGACCTTGACCTGTTGTGGCGCTGGATGAACCAGGGCCATGTCGTGCCGCAATGGAAGATGGCGAAGCCGAAAGAGCATATTGCCGCCTATATCGACGCCAATCTGGCTGACCCGCATCAGGATCCGTATATCGGCTTCATCGATGGCACACCCATGAGCTATTGGGAGGCCTATTGGGCCAAGGACGATATTCTCGGCCGCCATTATGCCGCTGCCGACAAGGATCGCGGCTGGCACATGCTGGTGGGAGAGCCTTCCTTTTTTGGGCGAGGCATCGCGCCTGCGGTGATCCGTGCGTTTACGCGTTTCCTTTTTCTCGATGATCCCGCCACGGAAAAGGTCGTGGGTGAGCCGAGCGTCGAGGCGCGGCGTTTGCTGCGTTATGCGCCGGTTTGCGCCTTCGAGGAGCAGGGGGAAATCGACCTGCCAGATAAACGCGCCAAACTGATGTTCTGCCATCGACAGCGCTTCATCGAACAATTTGGACTATGA
- the basC gene encoding putative histamine N-monooxygenase: MTTLDLTGIGIGPFNLGLASLLSSHPQVSATFLERKPGFRWHEGLILPGTTLQVPFLADLVSMADPTHRLSFLNYLAAHDRLYKFYFYENFLIPRQEYDDYCRWASQQLDSCRFGETVADVRHDAATDTFVTETSALGGTTRSYRSRNIAIGIGTSPYLPKWSGLNANSPVFHSAEFAKRKAELMKARRVTVIGSGQSAAECVLALFSELTPQRVAAGASIRWITRSAGFFPMEYSKLGLEYFTPDYMREFHRLPRTTRRQTVADQGLLYKGISFSTIGDIFDLLYERSIGGRDPGLSLAPNCDVTDIRSSGFSGGLKIGLRHNLSGEESAVEADAVVAATGYRHAWPQWLDGLKEQMLETCDGGDLIVDADFRARRRDGGAGAIFVQNAETFQHGVGAPDLGLGAFRNAVIINQLLQREHYRVNARSAFQDFAIPKDHAPSSTISGDVYARAV; the protein is encoded by the coding sequence ATGACCACACTCGATCTTACCGGTATCGGTATCGGGCCTTTCAATCTTGGCCTCGCCTCGCTTCTCTCCTCGCACCCCCAGGTTTCGGCAACGTTCCTGGAGCGCAAACCTGGTTTCCGCTGGCATGAGGGGCTCATCCTGCCGGGAACGACGTTGCAGGTGCCGTTTCTTGCGGACCTCGTTTCGATGGCGGATCCGACGCACCGCCTGAGCTTCCTCAACTATCTGGCCGCCCACGACCGTCTTTATAAATTCTACTTCTATGAGAATTTCCTGATCCCGCGCCAGGAATATGATGATTATTGCCGTTGGGCCTCTCAGCAGCTCGATAGCTGCCGGTTCGGCGAAACGGTTGCCGACGTGCGGCACGACGCTGCGACCGATACGTTCGTAACTGAAACCTCCGCTTTGGGCGGCACGACGCGCAGCTATCGAAGCCGCAATATCGCCATAGGGATTGGAACGTCTCCCTACCTACCGAAGTGGTCAGGGTTGAATGCCAACTCGCCGGTTTTCCATTCCGCCGAATTTGCCAAGCGCAAGGCGGAGTTGATGAAAGCCCGTCGGGTGACCGTGATAGGATCGGGCCAAAGTGCCGCTGAATGTGTGCTCGCGCTCTTTAGCGAACTGACACCGCAAAGGGTGGCGGCAGGAGCATCAATTCGCTGGATCACCCGCTCGGCGGGTTTCTTCCCCATGGAATATTCCAAGCTCGGATTGGAATATTTCACGCCCGACTACATGCGCGAGTTCCACAGGCTGCCGCGTACGACACGACGGCAGACGGTTGCCGATCAAGGATTATTATACAAAGGCATCAGCTTTTCGACGATTGGGGATATCTTCGACCTGCTCTACGAGCGCTCCATCGGTGGGCGAGATCCGGGCCTGTCGCTCGCGCCCAACTGCGATGTCACCGATATCCGATCATCCGGGTTTTCTGGTGGACTGAAGATCGGTCTGCGGCACAATCTTTCCGGCGAGGAAAGTGCTGTCGAGGCTGATGCGGTCGTTGCGGCAACCGGCTATCGCCACGCGTGGCCGCAATGGCTGGACGGGTTGAAGGAGCAGATGCTGGAAACCTGTGACGGTGGCGACTTGATCGTCGACGCTGATTTCCGCGCCAGACGACGCGACGGCGGCGCAGGAGCGATTTTCGTCCAAAACGCCGAAACCTTCCAGCATGGCGTTGGCGCGCCGGACCTTGGCCTCGGCGCGTTCCGCAACGCTGTCATCATCAATCAGTTGCTCCAAAGAGAACACTACCGAGTCAATGCGCGATCTGCCTTCCAGGATTTCGCAATTCCGAAAGACCACGCCCCGTCCTCGACAATTTCAGGAGACGTCTATGCCCGCGCCGTTTGA
- a CDS encoding helix-turn-helix transcriptional regulator: MLGEATITVEDGDLAGVTGLVWKHQELSLATVYLPRTALRLTAYGVGRPDIVMLRATDGPLIVHHRKQSFEMAPRDVILLPSDMMSEIVLPEGGRLDCAHLPHAGITLARKSVDRILLRPFSAECLPLQLLTNYAGYLLRQDHQDKEHASMMVAHFYSLLPVLAQYVAEAAPSAVPQSRLEAIKGMIEENLADGSFSIADVSQAEGITPRAIQKLFSKAGTTFSRYVLERRLVLAKTRILSDNAATPISQIVYSVGFNDLSYFNRTFRSRYGIRPTDLRRMTTQTV, from the coding sequence ATGCTGGGAGAAGCAACGATAACCGTCGAAGACGGTGATCTGGCAGGCGTGACCGGCCTTGTCTGGAAACATCAGGAACTGTCGCTGGCCACCGTTTACCTGCCAAGGACCGCATTGCGTCTGACTGCATATGGGGTGGGCAGGCCTGATATCGTGATGTTGAGGGCGACGGACGGGCCGTTGATCGTTCATCATCGCAAACAGAGCTTCGAGATGGCACCGCGTGATGTCATCCTCCTTCCCTCCGACATGATGTCGGAAATCGTTCTGCCCGAAGGCGGGCGCCTCGACTGCGCGCATCTTCCCCACGCCGGCATTACGCTCGCGCGGAAATCCGTCGACCGGATTTTGTTGCGGCCGTTTTCAGCAGAATGCCTGCCGTTACAGCTCCTGACCAACTATGCGGGTTATCTGCTGCGCCAGGACCATCAGGACAAGGAGCACGCCAGCATGATGGTGGCTCACTTCTATTCGCTGCTGCCCGTTCTCGCCCAATACGTGGCCGAGGCGGCACCTTCGGCAGTGCCGCAGAGCCGGCTTGAGGCAATCAAAGGGATGATCGAGGAAAATCTGGCCGATGGCTCGTTTTCCATTGCCGATGTGTCACAGGCCGAGGGGATCACACCGCGCGCGATCCAAAAGCTTTTCAGCAAGGCGGGAACCACCTTTTCACGCTACGTGCTGGAGCGGCGGCTGGTGCTCGCCAAAACCCGAATTCTTTCCGATAATGCCGCAACGCCAATCAGCCAGATCGTCTACAGCGTGGGTTTCAACGACCTGTCCTATTTCAATCGTACTTTCCGCAGCCGCTACGGCATACGCCCGACGGATTTGCGCCGCATGACGACGCAAACCGTTTGA
- a CDS encoding DeoR/GlpR family DNA-binding transcription regulator, protein MSRISAHNARLDALAGLVQETGILRLRDAASRLGVSEITIRRDIAADGERLSCLGGYIVPVQDGNVSSDYVLEQEKDSHATAKARACTQAAVLIEPYDTVFIDCGTTMPHLARQIPANAHVTVICYSLNVAEELARRSDARLIMLGGVYHPEAASFSGDEGIEVLKRININKAFLSAGGVDEQHGVTCSHFHEVPIKQIVMQRSVQKHLVVDSSKFTKVRAARYASISDFNSIVSDQPAPWVKIS, encoded by the coding sequence GTGAGTAGAATAAGTGCACACAATGCCAGGTTGGATGCCTTGGCTGGGCTGGTTCAGGAGACGGGTATCCTGAGGCTGCGCGACGCCGCGTCCCGGCTTGGCGTCTCAGAAATTACCATTCGGCGCGACATTGCTGCCGATGGCGAGCGGCTAAGCTGTCTTGGCGGATATATTGTTCCGGTTCAGGACGGCAACGTTAGCAGCGACTATGTGCTGGAGCAGGAGAAGGACAGTCACGCGACTGCAAAAGCGCGGGCCTGTACGCAGGCGGCGGTTCTGATCGAACCGTATGATACTGTATTTATCGATTGCGGAACGACGATGCCGCATTTGGCGCGGCAGATTCCGGCAAATGCCCATGTCACCGTCATCTGCTATTCCCTTAATGTTGCAGAGGAGCTGGCGAGAAGAAGCGATGCCCGCCTGATCATGCTTGGAGGGGTTTATCACCCGGAAGCGGCCTCGTTTTCAGGTGATGAGGGCATCGAGGTGCTGAAGCGCATCAACATTAACAAGGCATTTTTATCTGCCGGCGGCGTAGACGAACAGCATGGCGTGACCTGTTCGCACTTCCATGAAGTGCCAATCAAGCAGATCGTTATGCAGCGCTCGGTCCAAAAGCATCTTGTCGTGGACAGCAGCAAGTTCACCAAGGTGCGAGCCGCACGTTACGCTTCCATCAGCGATTTCAATTCTATTGTGTCCGATCAGCCTGCACCATGGGTTAAGATAAGCTGA
- a CDS encoding IucA/IucC family protein, with product MYARKAATLALRSLLNCVAREYTEHCIWGHDSGRQKLTLDFPDNGGSLRVPILYRSATGHHLFGEPLVLSDDAGTNTISPERAIDIIVERVEATASEEGRKDLLARTHSSRLLVEAALHARENDLSELIGDHVSFIEAEQGLIAGHGIHPCPKSREGMTEEEGRRYSPEFAASFPLRWFAVARDVYHTGHSDGSAAAEEWLDAVDGETLAALRTSLPKGDFAFLPVHPWQADAMLKQADVAALVAAGKIVDCGEAGKPWFPTSSVRTLYRPDAPFMLKLSLGIGITNSVRVNLARELLRGDDMYRFRASHLWQDLKSDYPGLNFMPDPAYVGVSVNGGVIDGLSATMRENPFHDDDVGRNVSLLAALCEHLPERGSRLGALIRRRAEMEGRPVAAVAADWFSRFLTVFVTPVFALYLRHGIAIEAHQQNMLLEIADGYPVAAFYRDNQGFFHHERGHLALNAAIPGIGVRSESVFGEEPVDERILYYAFINSVLGMVGALGREGLIEEEALISQLRAALVKLNAEEGGQSRLVEKMLAPVLQCKANLKTRLAQMDELVGPLETQSVYLQIDNPLFQHARAQAHG from the coding sequence ATGTATGCCCGTAAAGCCGCAACCCTTGCGCTTCGATCCTTGCTCAATTGCGTGGCTCGCGAATATACCGAGCATTGCATATGGGGGCACGACAGTGGCAGACAAAAGCTGACGCTGGATTTTCCCGATAACGGCGGCAGCCTTAGGGTGCCGATACTCTATCGCTCCGCGACGGGCCATCATCTCTTCGGCGAGCCGCTGGTGCTGAGCGATGACGCCGGTACGAACACGATCAGCCCGGAACGTGCGATCGACATCATCGTCGAGCGCGTCGAGGCTACTGCCAGCGAAGAGGGACGCAAAGATCTTCTGGCTCGCACCCATTCCAGCCGTTTGTTGGTGGAGGCTGCGCTTCACGCGCGCGAGAATGATCTTTCCGAGCTTATTGGCGACCATGTCTCCTTCATCGAAGCGGAGCAGGGACTGATTGCCGGTCACGGAATACACCCTTGCCCTAAAAGTCGCGAAGGCATGACAGAAGAGGAGGGCAGACGCTACTCGCCCGAATTTGCCGCAAGCTTTCCGCTGCGCTGGTTCGCCGTTGCACGGGACGTTTATCACACAGGCCATTCAGATGGGTCGGCCGCTGCCGAAGAGTGGCTTGATGCCGTGGACGGCGAAACGTTGGCTGCTCTGCGTACCAGCCTGCCCAAGGGTGACTTCGCGTTCTTGCCGGTACATCCCTGGCAGGCGGACGCCATGCTCAAACAGGCGGATGTGGCAGCCCTGGTAGCCGCCGGTAAAATCGTGGACTGCGGCGAGGCGGGCAAACCATGGTTTCCTACCTCCTCCGTGCGCACGCTCTACCGGCCGGATGCACCCTTTATGTTGAAACTATCGCTCGGTATCGGCATCACCAATTCGGTGAGGGTCAACCTTGCCCGCGAACTGCTCCGGGGCGATGACATGTATCGCTTCCGGGCAAGCCATTTGTGGCAGGACCTGAAATCGGATTATCCGGGCCTGAATTTCATGCCGGACCCTGCCTATGTGGGTGTTTCGGTCAATGGCGGCGTGATCGACGGTCTTTCCGCCACGATGCGTGAAAATCCGTTCCATGATGACGACGTTGGCCGCAACGTCAGTCTGCTCGCCGCATTATGCGAGCACCTGCCGGAACGTGGCAGCAGGTTGGGTGCGTTGATCCGCAGGCGGGCGGAAATGGAGGGCCGCCCGGTGGCAGCGGTCGCTGCGGACTGGTTCTCACGGTTCCTGACGGTTTTCGTGACGCCGGTATTTGCTCTTTACCTGCGTCATGGCATTGCCATTGAAGCCCATCAACAGAACATGTTGCTCGAAATTGCCGATGGTTATCCCGTTGCCGCGTTCTATCGCGATAACCAGGGTTTCTTCCACCACGAGCGCGGCCATCTGGCGCTGAATGCTGCTATTCCGGGCATTGGGGTCCGCAGCGAGTCCGTCTTCGGCGAGGAGCCGGTCGATGAGCGCATCCTCTATTACGCCTTCATCAATTCCGTTCTCGGCATGGTCGGGGCTCTGGGCCGTGAGGGCCTGATCGAGGAAGAGGCCTTGATTTCGCAGTTGCGCGCAGCGCTTGTCAAACTCAACGCTGAAGAAGGCGGACAGTCCCGTCTGGTGGAAAAGATGCTGGCGCCCGTTTTGCAGTGCAAGGCCAATCTCAAGACGCGGCTTGCGCAGATGGATGAACTGGTGGGGCCGCTGGAAACGCAATCGGTCTATCTGCAAATCGACAATCCACTGTTTCAGCATGCGCGGGCGCAGGCTCATGGATAA
- a CDS encoding GNAT family N-acetyltransferase gives MGRSRQRSLRGFSKRGRVRLQGARTHFRRVANESFLMNWQGDMRRKIVTPATPRDVGGMTSPGVYLAFNLHRRGPVGVYRDGQQLLVSDAHGAKAAFHLSTDDSAGKIEVSDLSVAASGAWRLAAAAFECLFSSSPALRFMTLSGNGWASFEEEFAAHGLYMHAASTSSLPSVWADMFWQTQGLWNAPATALFPRHEIHDGRVSHPSRPRKPVGTVYARYIPWLGGVLSFDVATLDDLPEVHRWMNSPRVNEFWHEAGDEDRHRHYLEGMFADPHIMPLIGRFGGRAFSYFEVYWAKEDVVGTFCDANDYDRGCHVIVGDEACRGREWFTAWLPSLLHYMFLDDPRTERIVQEPSSNHHRQLRNLQKSGFSHLKSVDLPTKHAAIMTIGRQRFFSDRLWHPAD, from the coding sequence ATGGGGCGCTCGCGCCAACGCTCTTTACGGGGCTTTAGCAAACGAGGCCGTGTTCGACTACAAGGGGCGCGGACGCACTTTCGCCGTGTCGCTAACGAAAGTTTTCTGATGAATTGGCAGGGCGACATGCGGCGGAAGATCGTTACTCCCGCCACACCCCGCGACGTGGGCGGAATGACCAGTCCTGGTGTCTATCTCGCCTTCAATCTCCATCGCCGCGGACCAGTTGGAGTCTATCGAGACGGTCAGCAGCTTCTGGTTTCTGATGCTCATGGGGCAAAGGCAGCCTTCCATCTTTCAACGGATGACAGTGCTGGAAAGATCGAGGTTTCCGACCTGTCGGTCGCGGCGTCCGGTGCTTGGCGTCTTGCCGCCGCAGCGTTCGAATGCCTGTTTTCCTCGTCTCCAGCGCTTCGGTTTATGACGCTGTCGGGCAATGGTTGGGCAAGTTTCGAAGAGGAGTTTGCGGCCCACGGGCTTTATATGCACGCGGCATCCACCTCGTCACTTCCTTCCGTGTGGGCAGATATGTTCTGGCAGACGCAAGGTCTTTGGAATGCACCCGCCACCGCGTTGTTCCCCCGCCACGAAATCCATGACGGCAGAGTGTCGCATCCCTCACGTCCACGCAAACCTGTCGGGACGGTCTATGCCCGCTACATTCCCTGGCTAGGCGGCGTCCTTTCTTTTGATGTGGCGACCCTAGACGACCTGCCGGAGGTGCACCGCTGGATGAACAGTCCCCGTGTGAACGAGTTCTGGCATGAAGCTGGAGACGAAGATCGCCACAGGCACTATCTGGAAGGCATGTTCGCAGACCCACATATCATGCCGCTTATAGGCCGGTTCGGTGGCAGGGCGTTTTCCTATTTCGAGGTGTACTGGGCAAAAGAAGATGTCGTCGGGACCTTCTGCGATGCGAACGACTATGACCGCGGTTGCCACGTTATCGTGGGTGACGAGGCATGTCGTGGCCGCGAGTGGTTCACCGCCTGGCTGCCTTCCCTTCTGCACTACATGTTTCTTGACGATCCGCGTACAGAGCGCATCGTGCAGGAGCCAAGCAGCAACCATCACCGGCAATTGAGAAATCTGCAAAAGTCCGGCTTTTCACATCTCAAAAGCGTTGATCTGCCGACGAAACACGCCGCCATCATGACCATTGGCCGACAGCGCTTCTTCTCTGATCGGCTGTGGCATCCGGCCGATTAG
- a CDS encoding IucA/IucC family protein has protein sequence MPAPFDTLYRPAFAPSLWKETSRRLLAKVIEEFAYERVFPVTSDKPGHYRIDFSAASYSFKAKQYVFDNLSVEPQSILRHANGISTPVHDPLAFCAEVLPELGVKPMTTAHFIRELGNTLVSDAHIAARAGKTGAELAELDDIRMEGEMTGHPWVTVSKGRIGLGYADYLAYTPENRSPLKIVWIGVSRERASFAGEAGLTNERLVAEAIGETLYESFVGRLNSAGFSTETHHIMPVHPWQWDHMILPHFAADISSGHIVLLGEGDDLYLPQQSVRTLSNVSTPAKPTLKLCMTILNTAVYRGIPGKRALTAAPFTTWLDDLLKDDAFLSKDCDLALLGERAGMHYTHPQFSKVPGAPYQFNEMLGCLWRDSLQGHLKPGETGMPLAAFMHAGSDGKPVVQALAEKAGVSVESWLGRFFDVVLPPVYHLLARHGLAFSAHGQNATVILKDGLPVRLALRDFIDDVIVCDLNFPESDSLPKEVQDVLLRLPADFLMHFIQTTLFICVFRYMSVLLDKRSGLSEEAFWTLAGESVRRYQARFPDMAARFAIFDLFADEYPRLCLNRVRLFTHGYADDDERPVPDFQGMVNNPLVHFDRKKDAA, from the coding sequence ATGCCCGCGCCGTTTGACACGCTTTATCGCCCCGCCTTTGCGCCGTCCCTTTGGAAAGAAACTTCCCGCCGATTGCTCGCCAAGGTTATCGAGGAATTCGCCTATGAACGTGTTTTCCCGGTAACGTCCGACAAGCCGGGTCACTATCGGATCGACTTTTCGGCGGCTTCCTACAGTTTCAAGGCCAAGCAATATGTCTTCGATAATCTCTCGGTCGAACCCCAGAGCATTCTGAGACATGCTAATGGTATCAGCACGCCGGTTCATGATCCGCTGGCCTTCTGCGCAGAGGTGCTGCCGGAACTGGGCGTCAAGCCCATGACGACAGCGCATTTCATCCGTGAGCTTGGCAATACCCTCGTCTCCGATGCTCACATCGCAGCCCGTGCCGGCAAGACCGGTGCAGAGCTCGCCGAGCTCGATGATATCCGTATGGAAGGCGAGATGACCGGACATCCTTGGGTCACTGTCAGCAAAGGTCGGATCGGCCTCGGTTACGCGGACTATCTTGCTTATACCCCGGAAAACCGGTCGCCATTGAAGATCGTCTGGATCGGCGTAAGCCGCGAGCGGGCGTCCTTCGCTGGTGAGGCGGGGCTGACAAACGAACGGCTGGTGGCCGAGGCAATTGGTGAGACGCTCTACGAGTCATTTGTTGGCAGGCTGAATTCTGCTGGGTTCTCGACCGAGACCCATCATATCATGCCGGTTCACCCGTGGCAGTGGGACCATATGATCTTGCCGCACTTTGCAGCGGATATTTCTTCGGGGCATATCGTGCTTCTGGGGGAGGGAGACGACCTGTATCTGCCGCAGCAATCTGTCCGCACCCTTTCGAACGTCAGCACTCCTGCAAAACCGACGCTCAAACTGTGCATGACAATCCTCAATACGGCGGTCTATCGCGGTATTCCCGGAAAGCGGGCGCTGACGGCTGCGCCGTTCACGACCTGGCTTGATGACCTCCTGAAGGATGACGCTTTCCTCTCGAAAGATTGCGATCTCGCGCTTCTGGGAGAGCGGGCAGGCATGCATTATACGCATCCGCAATTTTCGAAGGTTCCCGGCGCGCCTTATCAGTTTAACGAGATGCTTGGATGCCTGTGGCGCGATAGTCTACAAGGACATTTGAAGCCCGGTGAAACCGGCATGCCGCTCGCCGCATTCATGCATGCCGGTAGCGATGGCAAGCCGGTGGTGCAGGCGCTGGCGGAAAAAGCGGGGGTCAGCGTCGAAAGCTGGCTGGGGCGGTTCTTTGATGTCGTGCTGCCTCCGGTTTACCACCTCCTTGCCCGTCATGGCCTTGCCTTTTCCGCCCACGGGCAGAACGCGACGGTTATCCTGAAGGACGGGCTACCGGTGCGGTTGGCGTTGCGCGACTTCATCGACGATGTCATCGTCTGCGATCTTAATTTCCCTGAAAGCGACAGCCTGCCGAAGGAGGTTCAGGATGTGCTGCTGCGCCTGCCGGCTGATTTCCTGATGCACTTCATCCAGACAACGCTGTTCATCTGCGTCTTCCGTTACATGTCGGTGCTGCTGGACAAGAGGTCGGGCCTGTCGGAGGAGGCGTTCTGGACGCTGGCTGGAGAAAGCGTCAGGCGCTATCAAGCCCGTTTCCCAGACATGGCTGCACGTTTCGCAATCTTCGATCTGTTCGCAGATGAGTATCCCCGCCTTTGCCTGAATCGCGTGCGCCTGTTCACCCATGGTTATGCCGACGATGACGAGCGGCCGGTGCCGGATTTCCAGGGCATGGTCAACAATCCTCTCGTCCATTTCGACCGGAAGAAAGACGCAGCCTGA
- a CDS encoding TonB-dependent receptor — protein sequence MIGKWNVGVSLLAIVVAIGGGTSRAQAQDASQSEQPNSGSTVLQPIVVTGSRIPQQISRTARTIYVVDAQAIETEARSGKSLQQILAEKVPSFDPASEGARTAYGQNLRGRTALILIDGVSMNSARSLSRQFDSIDPFNIERVEVLSGATAIYGGNATGGVINIITKKGKDAPEGLHGEVTAGLGSGFGHTRDIDRNGAGAVTYNSENWDARFAIAGNQTGAFYDGSGTMLTPDITQTSTAFNKRVDFMGTVGLQFDDNRRLEVSGQFYDSAQDSPFGLYLGAGLAGIRNSKLVETRDGYRSDFNPRTRRTMVNATYTDNDFLGQELLLQGSFRREEIRFHPFPGSAIFSPFVYFGGSSQDTDYYSLKAAMISEPLDGLKVTYGIDADRDSLSSKQNVFDFLSVATTGAMDFKTRGITGLYPDIDVSTVAGFIQGSYEATDRLTVNGGVRYQYVTTDVSSFAGAAQQVAVLNRVGSSVDSIPGGDVSYDAALFNAGATYELTDAQQVYANFSQGFELPDPAKYYGIGSYRLVGGRYVLLNSVNVGDSALQAIKTNSFEVGYRFNDDTYSFETAAYYSLSNRSIELNRTTLAVDVVDRERRVYGIEANASAKLDYGFDVGTSAHWVKSEIKSDGQWEKESIGSASVSKLGGYVGWTKDNFNVKLAGQHVFSLSDDDRRTIDGYTLFDLTGAYRFEAQETTLRFGVMNLFDKDYSTIWGARANALYGALANEAVFDYKGRGRTFAVSLTKVF from the coding sequence ATGATCGGAAAGTGGAATGTCGGCGTTAGTCTTCTGGCTATCGTCGTTGCAATTGGTGGCGGCACCAGCCGGGCGCAGGCGCAGGATGCATCGCAGAGCGAGCAACCAAACAGCGGTTCGACGGTGCTGCAGCCGATCGTCGTGACCGGCAGCCGTATACCCCAGCAGATTTCGCGAACGGCGCGAACGATTTATGTCGTCGATGCACAGGCCATCGAGACTGAGGCCCGCTCGGGCAAGTCGCTACAGCAGATTCTCGCCGAGAAAGTTCCAAGCTTCGATCCCGCGAGCGAAGGCGCGCGCACGGCTTACGGCCAGAACCTGCGAGGACGCACGGCCCTCATTCTTATCGATGGTGTTTCGATGAACTCGGCCCGCTCGCTCAGTCGCCAATTCGATTCCATAGACCCCTTCAATATCGAGCGCGTGGAGGTCCTGTCCGGTGCAACGGCGATCTATGGCGGCAATGCGACAGGCGGCGTCATCAACATCATCACGAAGAAGGGCAAGGATGCGCCGGAAGGTCTGCATGGCGAAGTGACGGCTGGCCTCGGCAGCGGCTTTGGGCACACCCGCGACATTGACCGCAATGGTGCGGGTGCGGTGACCTATAACAGCGAAAACTGGGACGCGCGTTTCGCCATTGCCGGTAACCAGACAGGTGCCTTTTACGACGGCTCCGGCACGATGCTCACGCCTGATATCACCCAGACATCCACCGCTTTTAACAAGCGCGTCGATTTCATGGGTACTGTCGGCCTTCAGTTTGACGACAACAGACGCCTCGAAGTATCAGGCCAATTTTACGACAGCGCACAGGATTCGCCATTTGGGCTTTATCTTGGCGCGGGGCTTGCCGGCATACGCAATTCCAAACTGGTCGAAACGCGGGATGGATACCGGTCGGATTTCAATCCCCGAACGCGTCGCACGATGGTCAACGCGACCTATACCGACAATGACTTCTTAGGCCAGGAGCTTCTTCTGCAGGGCAGCTTCCGACGGGAAGAAATCCGGTTTCACCCTTTCCCCGGCAGCGCGATTTTCTCTCCCTTCGTCTATTTCGGCGGCAGCTCGCAGGATACCGATTATTACAGCCTGAAGGCAGCGATGATCTCGGAGCCTCTGGACGGGCTGAAGGTTACCTACGGCATCGACGCCGACCGGGATTCGCTGAGTTCCAAACAAAATGTCTTCGATTTCCTCAGCGTTGCAACGACTGGGGCCATGGACTTCAAGACACGCGGCATAACGGGACTCTACCCCGATATTGATGTCTCGACCGTTGCCGGTTTCATCCAGGGATCTTATGAGGCGACAGATCGGCTGACGGTCAACGGCGGGGTGCGTTATCAATATGTTACCACCGATGTCTCCAGCTTCGCCGGAGCGGCACAGCAGGTCGCCGTCCTGAACAGGGTCGGTTCCTCCGTTGATAGCATCCCCGGCGGCGACGTCAGTTACGATGCCGCCTTGTTCAACGCAGGCGCGACCTATGAATTGACCGACGCGCAGCAGGTCTATGCCAATTTCAGCCAGGGCTTCGAGCTGCCTGATCCGGCGAAATATTACGGGATCGGCAGCTACAGGCTCGTCGGCGGCCGTTATGTCCTCTTGAACAGCGTCAACGTGGGCGACTCGGCACTTCAGGCGATCAAAACGAACTCCTTCGAAGTTGGTTATCGCTTCAATGACGATACATATAGCTTCGAAACGGCGGCATATTATTCGCTCTCCAACCGATCCATCGAGCTTAACCGCACGACCTTGGCCGTTGATGTGGTTGATCGTGAACGACGCGTCTATGGTATTGAGGCGAACGCCAGCGCGAAACTGGATTACGGCTTCGACGTTGGCACATCAGCGCATTGGGTGAAGTCGGAAATAAAAAGCGACGGTCAGTGGGAAAAGGAAAGCATCGGCAGTGCCAGTGTTTCCAAACTTGGCGGTTATGTCGGCTGGACGAAAGATAACTTCAACGTCAAGCTTGCCGGGCAGCATGTCTTCAGCCTCAGTGACGATGACAGGCGGACGATCGATGGTTACACCCTGTTTGATCTAACCGGCGCGTATCGTTTCGAAGCTCAGGAGACGACGCTGCGCTTCGGCGTGATGAACCTCTTCGACAAGGATTACTCGACTATATGGGGCGCTCGCGCCAACGCTCTTTACGGGGCTTTAGCAAACGAGGCCGTGTTCGACTACAAGGGGCGCGGACGCACTTTCGCCGTGTCGCTAACGAAAGTTTTCTGA